Proteins encoded within one genomic window of Bacillus sp. F19:
- the murD gene encoding UDP-N-acetylmuramoyl-L-alanine--D-glutamate ligase, with product MKSIQDFTHKHVLVLGLAKSGLAAAKLLHKLGANVTVNDMKPLEENESAKELQAAGLKVICGSHPKELLDHAEYIVKNPGIPYTNPLLAEALERNIPIVTEVELAYLISEADMIGITGSNGKTTTTTLIHEMLLADQKKSLIAGNIGTVACEVAEHASKENVIVTELSSFQLMGTIKFRPKIALLLNLFDAHLDYHGTREEYALAKAKIYENQQADDYSVVNYDDMGVRRAAEKSKGQIVYFSVSEKLEKGAYISNGSLWYNDEQIIKIKDVVLPGKHNLENILAAICAVKLYGASTGAIQKVLTAFKGVKHRLQFISTIDGVKYYNDSKATNILATSKALQAFDAPTLLLAGGLDRGNEFDELIPFLGNVKAFITFGQTAPKLERIAGDAGIEVIKRVDNVEQAAMAAFDLSQDGDIVLLSPACASWDQYKTFEQRGDMFENAVHKLK from the coding sequence ATGAAAAGTATTCAAGATTTTACTCATAAACATGTACTGGTATTGGGGCTTGCAAAAAGCGGTTTAGCTGCTGCAAAGCTCTTACATAAACTCGGAGCAAACGTTACAGTCAATGATATGAAGCCTCTTGAAGAAAATGAGTCCGCTAAGGAACTTCAGGCTGCCGGTCTTAAGGTCATTTGCGGCAGTCATCCGAAAGAGCTCCTTGATCATGCAGAATATATTGTAAAAAACCCAGGTATCCCTTATACCAATCCATTGCTTGCTGAAGCTTTGGAGCGGAATATCCCGATTGTGACAGAAGTGGAGCTTGCTTATTTAATCTCGGAAGCTGATATGATTGGGATAACGGGCTCAAATGGAAAAACAACTACGACAACTCTCATTCACGAAATGCTCCTTGCTGATCAGAAGAAGTCTTTGATCGCTGGGAACATTGGCACCGTAGCATGTGAAGTCGCCGAACATGCTTCTAAAGAGAATGTCATTGTGACTGAGCTGTCTTCTTTTCAGCTCATGGGAACAATCAAATTCAGACCTAAAATTGCGCTGCTGCTGAATCTATTTGATGCCCACCTTGATTATCATGGCACTAGAGAAGAATACGCTCTTGCAAAAGCGAAAATCTATGAAAATCAGCAGGCAGATGATTATTCTGTTGTGAACTATGATGACATGGGTGTGCGCCGGGCAGCAGAAAAATCCAAAGGTCAAATTGTTTATTTTTCAGTTTCAGAGAAGCTTGAAAAAGGCGCTTATATAAGCAACGGTTCTCTCTGGTATAACGATGAGCAGATTATTAAAATAAAAGATGTTGTCTTGCCGGGCAAGCATAATCTTGAGAATATCCTTGCTGCGATCTGTGCTGTAAAACTATACGGGGCATCAACAGGCGCCATTCAAAAAGTTCTGACTGCATTTAAAGGGGTTAAACATCGGCTGCAGTTTATCAGCACGATTGATGGAGTAAAATATTACAACGATTCTAAAGCCACTAATATATTAGCAACATCCAAAGCGCTGCAGGCCTTTGATGCACCAACACTATTGCTTGCAGGAGGTTTGGATCGCGGAAACGAATTTGACGAGCTGATCCCATTCCTGGGCAATGTGAAGGCATTCATTACATTTGGACAAACTGCACCAAAGCTTGAGAGAATAGCAGGTGATGCTGGAATAGAAGTGATAAAACGTGTCGATAATGTTGAACAAGCGGCTATGGCGGCGTTTGACTTATCTCAAGATGGTGACATTGTTCTCTTATCCCCTGCGTGCGCTAGCTGGGATCAATATAAAACATTTGAGCAAAGAGGAGACATGTTTGAGAACGCCGTGCATAAGCTAAAGTAA
- a CDS encoding UDP-N-acetylmuramoyl-L-alanyl-D-glutamate--2,6-diaminopimelate ligase, producing the protein MKLQTLLSQLQNMKLNVNENPEILSIEMDSREVKEGSLFICISGYTVDGHDYAEQAVSRGASAVLSEKPLSLPVPVIIVNNTKKAMALLADTFYGQPTHKLHLIGVTGTNGKTSTTHLIEKILQNSSQTTGLIGTMYIKIGDEQLSVKNTTPESLTLQKTFGTMVDKGVSHAIMEVSSHALHMGRVHGCDYDVAVFTNLSQDHLDYHQTMDSYRAAKGLLFSQLGNKFDQKKPKTAVLNGDDPASAEFMNMTAAHILTYGIDTECDVMAKNIAMSPSGTSFDLLTPHGSEKVNMKLIGKFSIYNALAAAAASLASNVPLSVIVATLGDIEGVRGRFEVVDGGQDFSVIVDYAHTPDSLENVLSTVKQFVLGKTFVVVGCGGDRDRTKRKIMAQIAVKYADEPIFTSDNPRSEDPIAILNEMEDGVRGEYYHSIENREKAIYFAVSHASPGDVILIAGKGHETYQQIGTQIFDFDDREVALKAIKERIRI; encoded by the coding sequence ATGAAATTACAGACACTGCTATCGCAGCTGCAAAATATGAAATTAAACGTGAACGAAAATCCAGAAATTCTCTCGATTGAAATGGACTCAAGAGAAGTGAAGGAAGGAAGTTTATTTATTTGTATCAGCGGGTACACAGTAGATGGCCACGACTATGCTGAACAGGCTGTCAGCAGGGGGGCTTCTGCTGTATTATCTGAAAAGCCACTGTCACTTCCAGTACCTGTTATTATTGTTAATAACACAAAAAAAGCTATGGCGCTCCTTGCAGACACATTTTACGGGCAGCCTACACATAAACTTCATTTAATTGGTGTTACAGGTACAAACGGTAAAACTTCAACAACACATTTAATTGAGAAGATTCTTCAAAATTCCAGCCAAACGACTGGATTAATTGGAACGATGTACATAAAAATCGGAGATGAACAATTAAGCGTTAAAAACACTACACCAGAGAGTCTGACTCTTCAAAAAACCTTTGGAACGATGGTTGATAAAGGAGTCAGTCATGCAATTATGGAGGTTTCCTCCCATGCCTTGCATATGGGGCGAGTTCATGGGTGTGACTATGACGTAGCTGTCTTTACAAATTTGTCACAGGATCATCTGGATTACCACCAGACAATGGATTCATATCGGGCCGCTAAAGGCCTTCTATTTTCACAGCTTGGCAATAAATTCGATCAAAAGAAGCCAAAAACAGCTGTCTTGAACGGTGATGATCCTGCTTCTGCCGAGTTTATGAATATGACGGCTGCACATATATTGACGTATGGGATTGATACAGAGTGTGATGTGATGGCGAAAAATATTGCGATGTCTCCAAGCGGAACATCATTTGATCTTCTCACCCCCCATGGCAGTGAGAAGGTAAATATGAAGCTGATCGGAAAATTCAGCATCTACAATGCGCTTGCTGCAGCTGCTGCAAGCCTGGCTTCTAATGTGCCTCTATCTGTAATAGTTGCGACTCTTGGGGACATTGAAGGTGTCCGCGGCCGCTTTGAAGTTGTCGACGGAGGACAGGATTTTTCCGTAATCGTTGATTATGCCCATACTCCGGACAGTCTGGAAAATGTCCTTTCAACGGTCAAGCAATTTGTTCTTGGAAAGACATTTGTCGTTGTCGGCTGCGGCGGGGACCGTGACCGGACAAAACGGAAAATCATGGCGCAGATTGCAGTGAAGTATGCGGATGAACCGATCTTTACATCCGACAATCCGAGAAGTGAAGATCCGATCGCTATATTGAATGAAATGGAAGATGGGGTTAGAGGCGAATATTATCATTCCATTGAAAATAGAGAGAAGGCCATCTATTTTGCCGTTTCTCATGCATCGCCAGGCGACGTCATCTTAATCGCAGGAAAAGGCCATGAAACCTATCAGCAGATCGGTACACAGATTTTCGATTTTGATGATCGCGAGGTAGCTTTGAAAGCTATTAAAGAACGGATTAGAATATGA
- the spoVE gene encoding stage V sporulation protein E, protein MTAKRSAPDFILVIITLLLLTIGLIMVYSASAVWATYKFEDSFFFAKRQLLFAGVGVIAMFFLMNVDYWTWRTWAKMLIIICFVLLLAVLVPGIGMERNGSRSWIGVGAFSIQPSEFMKLAMIAFLAKFLSENQKKITSFKKGLFPSLGFVFTAFALIMLQPDLGTGTVMVGTCIVMIFVAGARISHFGFLGLLGAAGFAGLVLSAPYRIKRITSFLNPWEDPLGSGFQIIQSLYAIGPGGLFGLGLGQSRQKFFYLPEPQTDFIFAILAEELGFIGGSLIILLFGLLLWRGVRIALGAPDLYGSFLAIGIITMVAIQVMINIGVVTGLMPVTGITLPFLSYGGSSLTLMLMAVGVLLNISRYARY, encoded by the coding sequence TTGACGGCAAAAAGATCTGCACCAGACTTCATTCTAGTCATCATTACCTTGCTGCTGCTGACGATTGGACTGATCATGGTATACAGTGCAAGCGCAGTTTGGGCAACTTATAAATTTGAAGATTCATTTTTCTTTGCAAAGAGGCAGCTGCTTTTTGCAGGTGTAGGTGTAATCGCCATGTTTTTTTTAATGAATGTTGATTATTGGACATGGAGAACCTGGGCGAAAATGCTGATAATAATTTGCTTTGTTCTGCTTCTGGCCGTTTTAGTTCCCGGCATAGGGATGGAGCGAAATGGTTCCCGCAGCTGGATAGGAGTCGGTGCATTTTCCATTCAGCCCTCCGAATTCATGAAGCTTGCCATGATTGCGTTTTTGGCTAAATTTCTGTCAGAAAATCAAAAGAAAATAACATCATTTAAAAAAGGTCTTTTTCCATCGCTTGGCTTTGTTTTTACCGCGTTTGCGTTAATTATGCTTCAGCCTGATCTTGGAACAGGAACCGTTATGGTCGGGACTTGTATTGTGATGATTTTTGTTGCAGGGGCGAGAATCAGCCATTTTGGTTTCCTTGGTTTGCTGGGAGCTGCAGGATTTGCAGGGCTCGTTTTATCAGCACCGTATCGGATTAAACGTATCACATCGTTTTTAAATCCTTGGGAAGATCCGCTCGGAAGCGGATTTCAGATCATTCAATCTCTCTATGCAATTGGACCTGGTGGACTATTTGGTCTTGGACTGGGGCAGAGCAGACAAAAATTCTTTTACTTGCCTGAGCCGCAAACAGACTTTATCTTTGCTATCCTGGCAGAAGAACTTGGCTTCATCGGCGGTTCGCTGATCATTTTGCTGTTTGGTCTGTTATTATGGCGGGGTGTAAGAATAGCCCTCGGTGCCCCGGATTTATACGGTTCATTTCTGGCCATCGGCATTATCACAATGGTTGCGATTCAAGTCATGATCAATATTGGAGTAGTAACGGGACTGATGCCGGTTACGGGTATTACGCTGCCATTTCTCAGCTACGGCGGATCTTCATTGACGCTGATGCTGATGGCGGTTGGTGTTCTATTGAATATTAGCAGATATGCAAGGTACTGA
- a CDS encoding stage V sporulation protein D, with the protein MRVSNVTVRKRLAMVLLFGFLTFLIIDIRLGYVQFFIGDKLTALAKDSWSRNIPFEPERGEILDRNGVKLATNMSAPSVLVVPRQVENPADTAEKLASVLNMSKERAYELITKKQSIQRINPEGRKISHEKAKELRALGLKGVYIAEDSKRHYPFGSYLSHVLGFAGIDNQGLLGLESYYDEQLKGTKGYVKFYSDAKGKRMPEEADEYTAPIDGLNLKLTIDSKVQTIVERELDNAQAAYNPDGMIAIAMNPKNGEILAMSSRPDFDPADFRNVDPLIYNRNLPVWSSYEPGSTFKIITLAAALEENKVDLQKEHFHDGGSVKVGGARLKCWKRGGHGSQSFLEVVQNSCNPGFVELGQRLGTNTLFKYIQNFGFGQKTGIDLQGEGRGILFNVKNVGPVEQATTAFGQGVSVTPIQQVAAVSAAVNGGTLFTPFIAKEWIDPITGDIVSQTAPEAKRRVISEETSKQIRYALESVVAQGTGRNAFVDGYRVGGKTGTAQKVKDGVYLKNNYIVSFIGFAPADDPEIVVYAAVDNPKGTVQFGGTVVAPIVGNIMEDSLRELGVKPRKDQIEKEYKWLDTKLVNVPNVVGLTTKELREQMVNLKLDIAGSGDLVIQQSPAEGVKVKEGSTLRLYLGKSDKKTDDE; encoded by the coding sequence ATGCGCGTTTCAAATGTGACTGTCAGAAAGCGTCTGGCAATGGTGCTGCTGTTTGGATTTTTGACTTTTCTTATTATCGATATCCGTCTTGGATATGTTCAATTTTTTATAGGGGATAAATTGACTGCTCTTGCTAAGGATTCATGGAGCAGAAACATTCCTTTTGAGCCTGAACGGGGCGAGATTCTTGACCGCAACGGCGTCAAGCTTGCAACGAATATGAGTGCCCCGTCGGTTCTTGTTGTGCCGAGGCAGGTGGAAAACCCGGCAGATACGGCTGAAAAGCTTGCTTCTGTTTTAAATATGTCCAAAGAACGCGCTTATGAACTTATTACAAAAAAGCAGTCAATACAGCGCATCAATCCTGAAGGAAGAAAGATCTCTCATGAAAAAGCAAAAGAGCTCCGCGCCCTTGGTCTAAAAGGAGTATACATAGCGGAAGATTCTAAGCGGCATTATCCGTTTGGAAGCTATCTTTCACATGTACTTGGTTTTGCGGGAATCGATAATCAGGGCTTGCTGGGGCTGGAATCCTATTATGATGAACAGTTGAAAGGCACAAAAGGATATGTGAAATTCTACTCAGATGCAAAAGGGAAAAGAATGCCAGAGGAAGCAGATGAATATACAGCTCCAATAGACGGTTTAAATCTTAAATTAACCATTGATTCAAAAGTTCAAACCATTGTAGAGCGGGAGCTGGATAACGCTCAGGCAGCCTACAACCCGGACGGAATGATTGCCATTGCCATGAATCCCAAAAACGGAGAAATTCTTGCCATGTCAAGCAGGCCTGATTTTGATCCTGCAGATTTCAGAAATGTTGATCCGCTGATCTACAATCGGAATCTTCCTGTATGGAGCTCTTATGAACCAGGATCAACCTTTAAGATTATTACATTAGCTGCAGCCCTCGAAGAGAACAAAGTAGATCTGCAGAAAGAACACTTTCATGACGGCGGATCTGTGAAGGTTGGAGGAGCAAGGCTTAAATGCTGGAAAAGAGGCGGCCACGGCAGTCAGTCTTTTCTTGAAGTTGTTCAAAACTCCTGTAACCCGGGCTTTGTAGAATTAGGACAAAGACTCGGCACAAATACTTTATTTAAATATATTCAGAACTTTGGTTTCGGCCAAAAAACAGGGATCGATCTGCAGGGAGAAGGAAGGGGAATTCTCTTTAATGTTAAAAATGTCGGACCTGTTGAGCAGGCGACAACAGCATTTGGTCAAGGTGTTTCTGTAACACCCATTCAGCAGGTTGCAGCTGTTTCAGCTGCGGTTAACGGCGGAACGCTCTTTACACCATTTATTGCAAAGGAATGGATTGACCCCATCACTGGTGACATTGTCAGTCAGACAGCTCCTGAAGCTAAGCGCCGTGTGATTTCAGAAGAAACATCAAAACAGATAAGATATGCCTTAGAAAGTGTAGTGGCACAAGGAACAGGGAGAAATGCATTTGTAGACGGATACCGTGTGGGCGGGAAAACAGGAACTGCCCAAAAAGTAAAAGACGGAGTTTACTTAAAGAATAACTATATTGTGTCGTTTATAGGCTTTGCTCCAGCTGATGATCCAGAAATTGTTGTTTATGCAGCAGTTGATAATCCAAAAGGCACGGTTCAGTTCGGGGGAACGGTAGTTGCGCCAATTGTAGGAAACATCATGGAAGACAGTTTAAGAGAGCTTGGTGTGAAACCGAGAAAAGATCAAATCGAAAAAGAATATAAATGGCTAGACACAAAACTTGTAAATGTCCCGAATGTTGTAGGGCTGACTACAAAGGAACTGAGAGAGCAGATGGTAAACCTGAAGCTTGATATTGCCGGTTCCGGCGACTTAGTTATCCAGCAGTCTCCAGCAGAAGGAGTGAAAGTGAAAGAAGGTTCAACTCTCCGTCTGTATTTAGGAAAAAGCGACAAAAAAACAGATGACGAGTAA
- the mraY gene encoding phospho-N-acetylmuramoyl-pentapeptide-transferase: protein MLEQIILFTIIMGFLISVLISPIFIPFLRRLKFGQSIRDEGPKSHQKKSGTPTMGGIMIILSVIVTTLVMSYKFAEPSVEMYLLLFVMFGYGLLGFLDDFIKVVMKRNLGLTSKQKLIGQIIIAVIFYIVFKQYGFSSEIRIPGTEFSFDLGWAYVILIIFMLVGGSNAVNLTDGLDGLLSGTSAVAFGAFAVLAWNQSQYDVAIFSVAVVGAVLGFLVFNAHPAKVFMGDTGSLALGGAIVTVAILTKLEILLVLIGGVFVIETLSVIIQVISFKTTGKRIFKMSPLHHHYELTGWSEWRVVVTFWTVGLVFAVLGIYIEVWL, encoded by the coding sequence ATGCTTGAACAAATTATTTTATTTACTATTATTATGGGTTTTTTAATCAGTGTTCTGATATCTCCCATCTTTATTCCATTTTTAAGAAGACTTAAATTCGGACAAAGCATTCGGGATGAAGGACCGAAATCCCATCAGAAAAAATCAGGCACCCCGACGATGGGCGGAATCATGATAATTCTGTCTGTGATTGTAACAACGCTTGTCATGAGCTATAAATTTGCAGAACCAAGTGTGGAAATGTATTTGCTTCTATTCGTTATGTTCGGTTACGGCCTGCTCGGTTTTCTGGATGATTTCATCAAGGTTGTGATGAAGCGCAACCTCGGTCTTACATCAAAACAGAAACTGATTGGACAGATTATTATTGCGGTCATTTTCTATATCGTTTTTAAACAATATGGGTTTTCTTCAGAAATCCGCATTCCAGGCACTGAATTTTCATTTGATTTAGGATGGGCTTATGTCATTCTGATCATTTTCATGCTTGTCGGCGGATCGAATGCTGTTAACTTGACAGATGGCCTTGACGGCTTGCTCTCAGGTACTTCAGCCGTTGCATTTGGAGCATTTGCTGTTCTTGCCTGGAATCAATCTCAATATGATGTGGCTATTTTTTCAGTGGCAGTTGTAGGAGCGGTTCTTGGGTTTCTTGTTTTCAATGCACATCCCGCAAAAGTATTCATGGGTGACACAGGATCACTTGCACTCGGGGGAGCTATTGTCACAGTTGCGATTTTAACAAAGCTTGAAATTCTTCTTGTTTTAATCGGAGGAGTTTTCGTTATCGAAACCTTATCCGTTATTATTCAGGTCATCTCTTTTAAAACGACCGGAAAACGGATATTTAAGATGAGCCCTCTTCATCACCACTATGAGTTAACTGGCTGGTCAGAATGGAGAGTTGTCGTGACTTTCTGGACTGTCGGTCTTGTTTTCGCCGTTTTGGGAATCTATATTGAGGTGTGGTTATAA
- the murG gene encoding undecaprenyldiphospho-muramoylpentapeptide beta-N-acetylglucosaminyltransferase, producing the protein MKIMVSGGGTGGHIYPALALINEIKKNDPNAEFLYVGTDNGLESKIVPKAGIPFRSIKISGFKRKISLDNAKTIMRFFKGVSDSRKFIKEFKPDVVIGTGGYVCGPVVYAASKLKVPAIIHEQNSLPGVTNKFLARYVDKVAICFKEARSYFPAEKTVLTGNPRASEVVTDDVSQYKDPELMADKKTVLIMGGSRGAKPINDAVIGMLDEMKNKDYQVIYVTGEVHYENVMDQVLNLPKNVVIKPFIHNMPEVLKGIDLIVARSGATTLAEITALGLPSILIPSPYVTANHQEKNARALSDHDAAALILEKDLSSAVLIKEMDDILLDAVNLEKMSAASKQLGIPDAAMKLYKEIQVLAKQ; encoded by the coding sequence ATGAAAATTATGGTAAGCGGCGGAGGGACAGGCGGACACATTTATCCTGCCCTCGCCTTAATAAATGAAATTAAAAAAAATGACCCAAATGCGGAATTTTTATATGTCGGCACAGATAATGGCCTTGAGTCCAAAATTGTTCCAAAAGCAGGAATTCCATTTCGTTCAATTAAGATTTCCGGCTTTAAAAGGAAGATCTCTCTGGACAATGCAAAGACAATCATGCGCTTTTTCAAAGGGGTCAGCGACAGCAGGAAATTCATAAAAGAATTTAAACCGGACGTCGTAATTGGTACTGGCGGCTATGTATGCGGACCCGTTGTCTATGCAGCTTCTAAGCTGAAGGTGCCGGCGATTATCCATGAACAGAACAGTCTTCCTGGAGTGACCAACAAATTTTTAGCGCGCTATGTAGATAAGGTAGCCATTTGTTTTAAAGAGGCAAGAAGCTATTTCCCTGCTGAAAAAACAGTGCTGACAGGTAACCCCAGAGCGTCTGAAGTGGTAACGGATGACGTCAGTCAATATAAGGACCCTGAACTTATGGCTGACAAAAAAACAGTGCTGATTATGGGAGGAAGCAGAGGGGCAAAACCAATCAATGATGCTGTGATCGGCATGCTTGATGAAATGAAAAATAAAGATTATCAAGTTATTTATGTGACTGGTGAAGTTCATTATGAAAACGTAATGGATCAAGTTCTGAATCTGCCGAAAAATGTTGTGATCAAACCTTTCATTCATAACATGCCTGAAGTCTTAAAAGGCATTGATTTAATTGTTGCACGATCAGGTGCAACTACTCTGGCGGAGATAACTGCACTTGGTCTTCCAAGTATTCTGATTCCCAGTCCATACGTAACAGCGAATCATCAGGAAAAAAATGCAAGGGCCTTAAGTGATCATGATGCAGCGGCATTAATCCTTGAAAAAGACCTCTCAAGTGCTGTATTAATAAAAGAGATGGATGATATTTTGCTTGATGCCGTGAATTTAGAAAAAATGTCAGCCGCTTCAAAGCAGTTAGGCATACCTGACGCTGCAATGAAGTTATATAAGGAAATACAGGTTCTGGCTAAGCAATAA